The following is a genomic window from Strix uralensis isolate ZFMK-TIS-50842 chromosome 3, bStrUra1, whole genome shotgun sequence.
ACAAATCTATTCCATTGCAGGAAGCATCTGGTCACCTAAAACATAACCTGGAAAGGCCTCGGATCTTATATTCACCTGCACAGCCAAAATCTACTAAACTAAATCTAAAACTACTGCCCCACCTTGATACAAACTTATTTTTAGGAAactaagttttattttaagtgaaaagGAAGCACATGAATACCATAGTACAGTGTGTAAAAACAAACTCATTCTCAAAAAATCTGGAAAGGGAATATGTAATCATTGGGTTGTTGtcaaaaagaaatcagattcTTTGGAACATATAATAATggttataaattttaaaaattctagaACATTCCCCAACACTAATAAGCCAAAATGTTAGATGTCTTGAGGTGAATACTTGTTATTTTCCCTACATCTAAAGCAAATACATTGAATACTTTAAATGTTATTCCTAAAGCATCTTCAATCTATAATTACAAAAGTGTCTGTGCTTTGCCAGTTCTCCAGAGAAAGATCTTCTATAGGCTATGTAGAAAGGAATTTAAAAGGGCGTCAAAATGTTAGACTTCTCACCAAATATAAATATAACCTCATTTAATTGGGGAAACGGTTTGAGATACGTGCATGGGAAGTAGAGAAGTACAgggtttttaaaatacaggaaaaaaaaagagttacatTATAAAACATTTAACTCAAAATCAGAAGGTTCTTTAATAATCGCAAATGAACTTTTTACAATATCAATTTTCTAACTGTCTGGGCACACTTCCTGGTAAACACTTCGGTGTCCTCTGTGAGTTACAAAGAGTAAGTTTTCTGTGTTATACAGCTAAAAAAACCTGGACATTCTTAACAACTTGGcatcacatctttttttaaaaaacggATCACACAATAATTTAGACAGCATTTATAGCATTATAAAATCAGAATCCCCCTCTTTAATTACTCACAAGAGCAGCCATTAAGAATACAACAGCTTTAGGAATACAAATAATGAGGATGTAAAACTATCTGTGcaaaactgcattatttttaCTGTCTAAAATTTCAGGGAAGTAACACCgccaaaagcagagagaagataaCAAAGACAAACAGTCATGAAAGTAATGCTACCTTAGATTTTCAAACAGGAATTACATTATGAAGTAAATattaggtaaagaaaaaaaatctgatggcACCTTGAACAACAATGACAAGTGTCCTGGAAATTGCAGTTGAACAAGAACTGATAGAGGTTCATGTTAAAGTCTCTTTCAGGAGTAGCGACTGATTTGGGGGTATCAACTCTAGCATTTCTTTCCATGCAAAAAATCTATCTTTCCAACATCTTTGCTTTGCGGGCTACTAATGCATTTAAGAATGAGCAGTCTTTTGAGGAGTGTGCTTTCTTCCATGCATCTGAAATCTTTAAAACAGCTGGATCATTGATTCCCTGGATTTCCCTACTCCAATCCATTTaactgcaggagagaaaagcaaactTTTATTATAAGTAATACAAAGCAAGATCAGATTGTATCTTAAGATACAAACTTATCTTCTTAAGTGCTTAAGATCTTAAGTACCATAGTCATAAGAAAAACACAGCATATACTATTAGTACATTAAGAAATGATAACTATGTCTACTGTTCTCAAAGTAAGAATGCATTGATAACTCAGAAAAGCAGGAACAGTCTTGAAGCTGCCataataaataaatcagttttcCAGATCATAGGAAAAAGGATACATAGAAACTGTCAGAAAAGTAAAGATTTGCATCATCGTCTCATTCCCAGCTTTGGATGGAACCACAGGATCAtctgacaggctgagagagctggggttgttcagcctggagaggagaaggctccagggagaccttatagcagcctcccagtagttaaagggggctacaggaaaggtggggagggactctttaccagggagtgtagggatagggtgaagaataacggttttaaactgaaagagggtagatttagattagatataaggaagaaattctttactgtgagggtgatgaggcactggaacaggttgcccagagaggctgtagctgccccctccctggaagtgttcaaggccaggttggacagggctttgagcaacctggtctagtggaaggtgtccctgcccctggcaggggggttggaactaggtgatctttaaggtcccttccaacccaaaccattctgtggttctatgatcTTTATTAGGGAGCATAAGAGAAATTTGTTAGTTTAGGACCCCTTACTGTCACATATATTTAATTGTATTAATATACCAGTAGCCCCACTGACTTTATAATAGCAGCAGAACTAAACCCCGATTATAACCAATCTGAAAAATACTTAAGCAAGTTATAAAAACCTCAGTTCAACAAGAACTGTAATATAAACCAAAGAAAGAATGCATattaaaacttttgaaaattttcaatTCAACAGCTAAATAGAtagatgaaaaaaagtaaaacaatagTGACAAGTATCACCAGGTACATTAAAATAAGCACAGCTACAAACTAGTTTTTGATATTTTGAATGTTCATTAAGGCAAAGTACAAGACAGGTTTCACTgagcaggaaaaaaccaaaacagtaacaaaatctgttttacttACCAGGAACACCCAACTCCATTTCTATAAAGCGTACATAATTTTGTGCATTTACAGGCAGCTCATCAAACGTCCTTGCATTTGATATGTCCGTATCCCATCCTGGGAGTGTCTCATACTGAACCTCTACTTTATTTAAGACTTCCTGGTTGGCTGAGAAGcaaacaggaacaaaaatattaTGTCTACAAAGATTATATATTCTCTACCACTAAACACATAACTGTGCAaagctttttattcttttgttataCAAAGACATTTACTCATAAGGTAACACCAGCACTAAAGGTGCTGAAGTGtccttttttgttaaaataagcagaggaaaaaaaatatgaggaCTTAGACTAGGAATTCCAGTACTCAGTCACATACATATGTTTTTCTTAAACCACTATCTCTTCAGTTCAGAAAACACCTTTTCAGGAAAAGTAATTCCCCTGTAATTCATGTTATGTAAGCTCCATGTCTCAGATCAAGTCATTCCTGCAAAGACACCTAGTCAACCTGGGAAAAGGTTTTAGGTGCAAGAGGCACAGTAGAGGTGCAAATACAAAACCACAGCTACTCCCCTCCAGCGTGTGTGTAGCCAACAAACTCAAGCTCAGCATACTGAATAATTTGTCCTGGCACAAGTAGGAGTTCAATAGTAGCAATGTTGCAAGGACAGCCTTTATGAACTAGGCATTTTGAGTAAGGGTGAAAAAGGACTATGCTCTACTGACTTCAAAGCTTACAACAGTGAAGAAATGCACAATTTTTGGACTAAGGTGTTCACAGGTTAAGGCAAATGATCCTGAATCAATACTTGTTGTAATCAGGACAAACAGGCAAGCACATTAAGGATGTTGGGTTGCAGAAGCCACAGATAAGCACTTCCTTTAATGTCATCAGCAGTAACAACTGAGGTGTTGGCTGCTGACCAGGTGATCTGTAAAACAGAATAGCTATATTCAAAGTGCAAAACCACATACTAATCTCCAGGCATTGCAGATGGTCTAGAATAAAATGCTAGCCTTCCTCTTtctgaagagggaaagaaagtgaCTGAACACCTAATCTTGGAGGTCCACAGGCATTTTTACTTTGAAGCCTCTCTGACAAGGCTAGCTGGGAGAAATCTGAAAACACTTAGAATTGAATTGTCTAATCTTGTCTACGATCTTCCATTAGTCTGTATTAGTTCGATTCCTTACTTCcccaaaagagaggaagaaaaagaagggataAATTTCTTCATGTTTCAAATGATTCATTTTGCTCCAGCAGGTGTGATAAAAGATGATGTGTGGTAAAGATAAGCCATAAACTCAGTGTAGTAACAGATGTAGTCATCATCTAGATTTCTCTCAGCTCTTCCCTTAGGGGATTTATCTTTTAGACTTTCTGGAATATTCCTTATTAACAGCTGAATTAGATAACAGAAAGAGCAGATATAATAGTATCTGGTAGTCTGGTAGCATAATTTGGAGAGGGAATGATGTGATGTTACTTCCAACTCAAAAAAGAATAGCTGAAATTTGGGATCTTGGCACCATTGTAAAAGAAAGATCCTCCAGCAATTTCCAGAAACGGAACATAAAAACAGTCATATAGGTCAGACCAAAAGTGCATCTAGCACCATGTCCTAGCTCTTTCTTTAATCTACAGAAGATGCCCAGGGaaagagcacaagaaaaaaaagcaagcatgaagTAAAGCTTCTCCAAAATAATCTCCCAATTTCCTAAGGATCTGTTTTCAAAGTCTCCTGAGCTAGAGGTTGTGTCTGTGCTGAGATCAACTGATGCCTGAAATTGGACTGGAGGCACTAGCAGGACTAGACCATGGCTTTCACATTCCTTTTAAACTGATCAGCTCAGAGCTAGCAGGGAGTTCTACCTTTCTTTCATAAACTCCTGTGACTGAACAGAAATGAAGATACTGGCCAGCTCCATAGCAAAAGACTACAGCCTCAATGATACCAACTGAAGTCAGCTGTAAATTTACAAgacattttcagttctttcttaACAGGAGATTATGAAATGCCCACAGAAATCTAAGCTAAAAAAACCAAGTGAGACTCGTATGACTCTCTGATCCAGCTGGAAAAAGGAACAATATAGGAAATATGGCATGTTTTTCCTGAGATGATGGGCACTGTGTGTGCTTCTAATTTAGAGACAGTCATTTCACAAGAAGGGTAAATCACTAACATCTCCAAGAGAGTGGGAGGgtagggaggggagagagaaagaaataccCTGCCAGCAAGAGATTCCCAGACTAGATCTcttctaaattaaataaaaaatgccaaaatggcaagttttaaaaaaataagttataCAAGTGCACAGCATGCAGAGATGTAGACATCAGAAATAATCTAATggtctgcaaaacaaaacacaaagtgGGAAGAAGTTACCTTTTTGGTTTTTATGCCAGAGGCAGGGGTAATAAGTAACCTGCAGCATATGTGCTGAAAATGCTGCCAAATGTTGAAGAGTATAGCAAAGAGAGAGGTATGGAACACAGAGGCACTGTGAGAGACAGCATCTTCCAGCTTACCAGAAGTTCAGCTCAAACTTCTTCCTGACACTTAAGGAAGACAGCACGTCAACAGCAAAGACAACAGCTTCTACTAAATTTCTACCAGAATTCTTAATTGTTcatacagtaaagaaaaatagaGTTAGGCAGGTGAGCCACGTTGTGCTGCTATGACCAAAGGTCAGCTACCTGTTACCTGGCCACATACAAGGAGCAAAGTCTGCCCTCAGGAGTTGTAAGAAGACTCTGGTCCCATTTGAGGCACACGATGAatgggggggggagaaaaaaaaaaagtaatcactGAAGTCTTAGTACTGGAAAACATGGCCACCTGTTTATGTCATCTTTAATGATGGACTGCCAGAGAAGGTCCGCCTGGCTTGAGCACAAGACAGTCCAAATAGTCCCCAGGTTAGATGACAGGGCCACAGATGAAGCATTTACTCTCAATTCAAACGACTGATCTCCATTATGTTCAAAGGCCATCTAAAGTACACATAAATTTCCTTAATATTTTGATAAGGGTATCTATCAGGCGATATCTGAGtcttaaaaagggaaaagcattCCCTGGTTTAGCGCAAGACGAGTACTAAATTTCCTGAATAAAAGTGCACACCATGTCATTCAGTATGCATTCAGATTGTAACTGCCACTTTTGTCTGATGATTCTGGAGGGCAAATCAATTAGAGAACTCCCCCAAGCACATGGTGAAACAGAAGATTTTTTGATAATCCCTTATGAATTTCCCTAACAGATATGTGCTATTTTCAAGGACTGCTGGCAGATCATCACTTATTCCTTTATACATAATTACATCTACATAAATCCTACAGTGAGTTGTATCTGATTACTACAGTTGATCTCCTCACCCACAAAAAGTTCTCTGCTGATATCATATGAAAAATGTAACCCGCGACCAGCCTCAAACCCTGAGGTAGCAATTAGAATGCAAAACGGGCAGTTATGTGCACATTAGAAAATCAAAAACCCCAATCTTTAGTACTGGTTAGCATTCTCCCCTTTTCTGGAGTATCTCCACTATAGCAAACTGAAAAAGATGCATTATCCGTGAAAACAATGTTTTGtgatatttgaatattttaacaTGCAGATACATTTTCCAGGTAAAAATTATCACTAAAATGACCACTGTCCTCTGCAGGAGCTATAGTTTCTATCACGCTAAACTGATGTCTCTTGGTCCTGCATTAGAAAATAGTCTTGCTTTCACCTAAGCTAATCGCTCAtttcctcccccaccccttttccctcttttccattGCGTAGGTGTGACAGGTTTTTGGCTGCTCTGTGAACCATTAAAAGGAAGTGAACTGTTAGAAAAATAACACAGGGAGAGAAAAACCTGTCTTTTCAACCGGATCAGTTCTCTCATGTAATCCACCACATGCTTAAATGAAGACCTGCCCTTCTAGAAGAGGGGATGAATACTGTAGTGGGAGTAAAATACTGGGTTTAGAGTATGTATTAGTTTATTAGTATACTATATATAATATAGTATACTATATTAGTAGCTTCTAATTTAGCTTGAAGGTAATGCAGGCTGTATTAAAGGGAAGGGATAAAGCAGTAACAATGTTTAAGAAGCTTTATATAGCACTTTGTATCTTTCTAGTAGACAAATGACAGTATTTGGTACAGGTGTCTTTAGGGTGCAAGTACAGGTGTGATACAGCGTCTCTCTGGTGCATCTGGGAAGACATTAGTGGCTTGATGCTGATGTAACACATTCCTGTCATAAATTTTACAAGTGAAATGCATTTAAGTATCAGATTACATTTCACCAAAATCTAAAATTGTTAAACAAGCAGTCTTACCAGGAAAATGAGGTATGATTTCACCATCTAGTTTGTATGCAACACCAACTTTGATTTCTGGAAATACATCCAGGATATCCAATTTGGTAAGCGCCAAACTATAAAGAAACATTACTCTGGTTAAACAAGTTCAACAACTCTCATCACATTGTAATAATACCAAAAGAAAAATTGATTCCTGCACATTGCAATTAATTGTCTTTCCTTAGAAAAATAGCTCATATGGCACTAATCTATTTATCTGGTGtgacttaaaacaaaacaaaaccaaaaccaaaccacacaaacAGCCTTTTTGTTGTGTCCTTAGATCTAGTGCTATgagaaaacagtaaaattcaAAGACCAAGTATTCTCCAATTAAAGGGACTGGTCTATAGCTTTAAGTGTTAGAATGTTAATTGGTCCAAGTGCTGCCAAGACACTTTATGACCATTCATTTGAGATGGCTTCATAGCATGATGCTTGTCGCTGTCTGTTCCTGTCGTCTGCCAAATGTTCCTGTTCTACAGTAAAGGCAGCAAAATAAACACTGGCTCTCTAAATACCTGGCTGCAttctattttaagtaaaaaacaCAAAggacaaaaccaggaaaattcaAGTAAAGCATGTATTTACCCAAGTTCATCTACTAGAAATTTTATACCAGTTTTGTTTCAGAtacctatttttcattttaattaaaatcccaAAGCCATATCCAAATTTTCTACATTTACACATACTGCTGATGATACTGATGGGTTCCCATCTgtcttattttgaaaacaaactaacaaaacaaaacccacaaactgtACCAGGTTTTAAGACCCTTGTAATGCATTTGATTTGGTTTGGTGGGATGGCAGAGGTTGAGGTAGCTTGAAGCATCAAGTACTAAGATACATAAGTGCTTCTTGGATCATTTTAAGTGAGAAATAATGATGTGCTGTAAGTAAAGAAAAATTTACAAGTACGAAAATGTGagattataaaaacatttaatgctAGGAAAAATGAGGGAGAGTTAATTTATCAAAATATCAAAACAATCAACAAATCAATACTAACAGTCTGAACATTACTAAATAGTGTATGTACAATTTACAGTAATCTGCAGCATTTCAGCATTTTATGTCAAGTTGCCAGCAAAGCTGTCAAAATAACTCACGCAGTAAATCCATTAATCATGTAGGCATATCGGAGTAACACAAGGTCCAGCCAACCACATCTTCTCTTTCTACCAGTGGTAACACCAAACTCTTTACCTCTTGCTTGCAGCAATTCTCCAATTTCCTAACAAAGAGTAGTACTATTACATGAgcctttttttttgcaatacaTGATGCATTTTGCATATTGTAAGTTAACTTAAAAGTTCTTCCCCTAATTTAATCACAAAGTTGTCAttggaatgaaaacagaaatacaaaatgctaTTTCTAATTCAAGAGAATGCTACTTGAGCAAATCTCTTAAAATCTGTTCCTGCTCTAGCCTTCTATTCCATAGCAAGGTCTGAGAACTGACACTCAGATCAGAAGAATGAGGCATCCAAACACACCGTCATCTACTTGTATTTAACCAGTAACGCTGATGCAACATAAGACAGACACACCAAGTTATTTCATTCAGTTACAGGTCACACCTAGGGCTGATAATACTCACATTGTTTTGTTCTGTAGGAAAGGCACCAATTCCAACTCTCGTTGTATATGCTTTCACAACTCCGTACACTTCCCCGACATTCTGCGGTGGCATGCCCAGACCTGTACACACACCTCCAACTGTGCAGTTTGATGAAGTCACAAAAGGGTATGTGCCTATTTaagaaaaatggttttaataattaaaacagtgattttaaacatttaaaaaaccaaaacaaaacaaaaccccataaaTCTAACCTGGTGAGGAATAGTATTTGCATTGCACTTACCTAGGTTTTACAAcactaaaaaccaaaaccaacaggCACAAGAACAGTATTTTGTGCCCAAGAACATATTTAATGAGGTCTTATTAATGAGCTCTTAGTTTTGTATGTACATTGTCTGATCCTTCTTTACTGAAAAAGGTAGAAATCTTACCACTTGCTTCAACTGGTACAGAGGCAAAAGTTGACTACATAACCATTCTGAATGATCAGACAAGTCAAAAATTGGCATAAGACACCAGAAAAATATGCCTTGCTATCTTCTATAAAATATACTCACTAATagaacaatgtgaacatttgaaGGAAGACTTTTAAGAAAATGgtattaaacagaaaatacaggtttACCATTTttcatttgggaagaaaaaaataaatacaagcttTACAAACTGGTCAGCACATTACAAGGATAACAAAGTGCAAAGAAATGTAGAATTTTGTAAAGCACAATTTTGCTTACAcaatcaaatggaaaaaaaagtatttccacaattaaagaaagaaaaagacaactcCTAGAATACAGTCTAGTTCGTTAGTGGTGAGAATCTGTCTTTACCTAAATATTCAGCCCTCATAAAAAACAGCCCGGACAACAAAGATAAAAGAGTTAAATGTCTCCAAATCCTTAGGtttacacttcaaaaaaaaaaaaagtaatggaagaTGAAACAGAGCATGCCAGTCCTTAGTTGATTTGAATTGTGCCCAAATGCTTCAGTCACACAGTCACTATGTACAAGCAAGAGACTTCTACCTCAtgcttcagacttttttttcttttactgcaagAATCAGAGATGGGTAAGAGAGGAACAGCCAAGACAAAAGGAACTGAAAGCAACACAGAtaactttaaaaagtcaaaaatCCTTCAGAGACTGTTCAGTGAGATTTTGCAGACTAGCTTCAGGCATCTCTAGCTTCTTTAACTTAAATCTATCAAGAGAAAGACACGGGCTTACAGGTGATACGTAAAAGTCATTTGCACACACTAATTAGTCTCTCTTAGGACACAGTAGTTGAACTTTTCTTTACTGACAGGTAAATATTGCTAGTGGATGTCACAAACAGATGCAATGAGACAATTCTTACTCATTTTCAGCTCCCAGTCTGGTATACTGACATTGGTTTATCCTCACTCTGTTTAAAAACACAGATCATCACACATCCCCACACCTACAGACACACACGCATGTGAGCTTCACTACACACTCCAGAAAAGTAGGATGGACTGCAAGGCTGAGGATTTACCATATTCACTGCCAACAGACACACATTCATAAAACTCACTTCAGTATTAAGACTTCTGTGCACCAAGGCACAGAAAACAGCCTCATTCAAAATGCTCAAATCAAATCTTTTGATTAGGACTTGTCTATTGTTAACCCAAGTGTCCAATCCACTGATGGTATCTACCTAAGGAAAGCCAATATTCTCTCTGTGCGCGTGTCTCgcagcacaggcaggagaaaAACCTAAGTAACCCGAACAACTCTGTACATATTATAGACATACCTGATGAGTTTCAGACTATTTGCGTTTCCTATACTTACATGAAATCTAAAATCCTTACTACttacaaaaaacaaccccacctAGAGTTTTCTGCAAATATCTCAGTTTTGCATCAAACATTTCCCTGTGACAAGCATATTcgaagacttcttttttttgacTTGTTAAAAAAGGAAGTTTCTTCCAATATTCAGATTATCATGGGAAAACTTGGGGCTCACACTTATAGTGACTAATCTTTGACACAGCTTCCTCTTAAAAGAGGAGGCTTTCAAACTCAACACGTTTGAAAATGCCCAGTACCAGAACTCCTATCAGTTGAAAGCAGAGTGCGTGccaattttgtatttgttttgacaGTAGTCCTTATAGGCTTCAACTTCAGTCTTAAGCATCTTTCCAACATAAAAACGATGCAGTTACAAGACTagtgagactgaagaaaaaatgtgacaaaatgcAGGAGCCAATCACACAGGCTGCTCATGCCTATACAGAGGTATAATAATTTATCCGTCCTTACAATATAATGGTAACAAATGTTtaataatctcatttttaaaaaagctgcttCTATATAGAAGCTTCTAATTTTATTAGcaaaattacagtgtttttcttaaaactgcACCATTTATAATTGCAAATTGACTGGGATAATCTTTTCACTTTTGCTTCATTAGCAATCCAGATTCCCAACATCTTTCCTTACATCATGAAACAGTGGAAAAGTGTTATataaagggtttaaaaaaaatacaagctgaTTCTTCAAAAGTCAACAAGTATTTTGCATATATGCCTCTCAAAGCTCaccatttttcttctcaagtGTTTTCCATAATGTATACAACTGTGAGTTATTTCATATGAAATTTATAGACACTGAAGTAAGAGCTATACTCTATTTAAGAAAAGTCACCTGATCTTTACTGTCATTCAAATAATTAATCTTGGGAGAGTCTAAAGCtttttgaaagaatttaattaaaaacttttcCACCCCACCTAATTATTTGCTAGTCATAGAGTACTCTTCTTCCAAAATACAAAACACTTCTGCCATAAGAATAGCTAAGCATGGAAGAGTTTATATTTAGCATTCCTCTTTCACAACATAAGTATATAGCAGCATGTCTCAAAAAGGTTATACCTACCAAAATCTATGTCCAACAGTGCTGCATTTGCACCTTCTACTAAAATCTTCTTTGGTGGTCCATGTAAAGCCTCATACATGAAATAAACACCATCCCTTACCATTGGTTTGATTTTTTCCATGCAGCCCTGAATAATACAAAAGAATATTGTATAGTATAATTTCATTGCGATAAAGCCAGCCAGAGTACAACTGCTATTGCCCTATTGCTCCCTCATAACAATGCTCTtactccttttaaaaacaaaaagcgAACATAAAGAAATGCTAAATATGCCATAATATGTGaccaagggaaggaaaaacattaGACTCAGACAATACACAGGTATGCTCGTCCtatgaggaaagaaagaacaaaagggggggggggggggggggaatgggggggaagagggcaaaaaaacccaacctaaatCAATAAAATCCAAACTTTTGAAATGCTTCAGAAATATTCAAGCTTGATCACAAGACTTTACTGTATTCGgtattttgtttccaaatgttCAAAATCTCTCTTGCAAAACTAGCACGTGGTAAGTTCCATTTCTGGCCATCTGAAGCCAACAAGTGCACACAACTGTAAAGCAGCATTAATTTGCAATATACATACAGGTATGTTTGCAAGTAAGAGTAAAAAGCTATTCAGTGGAATTAAGGGTCGAGTGCCTGAATGCCACTGAGTAGCAGTGTGTAAGAAGCCAGTAATGTTCAGAATAATACTTGGTACACAGCCTTTTTCCCCATGAGAACACATGGAAGTTCTCATTCTCATGATTCACTTCACCTGAAATATAACACTTTGTCTTTCAGAATTTAATCAAGTGCATTAGCATAAAACAAACATTAAGTGCAAGCATTTCTTTCTCAAGCTACAAATACACATTATGTTTCCAGCCTAACAATGAGTTTCTGATATTCTGTAATCCTAATGCGTATTAAGTAAACTATAAAGCGTAAAAAACTCAGCTGTAACTGATTTTTAGGTCTACATATTGATAAAAATACTAGAACTCAACATAACAGATATTATTTAAAGAAAGGCAGAACTGCTAAGAACTCTCACATTCTAGAGCTGGTAAACTGAGTTTAGTGGCAACTAAAGATACTCGAAGGATGGTTTCTTTGGCCCAGTTTTCTGAAAGAATTGAACATGCATGCCTTTCCCTGTTCCACACATGCCTCAATAGTTTTAAACAATTTGTCAAATTTGGTTGAAGTTTTCTaaggggtaaaaaaaaatctcatacaGTTAAGTTTCCctaaaatgcagaaacaaaaaggCTGGGTAAGGGTAAGACACCCGACAATTTTTTCAAATAAGAACTTGGGTGCACTGCAAAAATTACACTATTAGGCATAAGAGAATTAATACTAGTGAGAAATCTCATAACTGTCCCAGTTGCAGGGAAAACATCAAATCAGCATTCATAATTAACCACAAGACTAGTTTGCTGGCAATCAGGCTTCATTAGTTCTGTTGCTATCaacttacatttttctgtgttgttagacagtatttttttttccttaaggtttATTACTTAGaataataagtaataataataccTCAATGCTTAAGTTTCTGACACAAGGAGTTAGTatgttgctttaaaataaaacataccttcCCCAACTACAATCCTGAGTCTTTTTTCTCCTAGCCAGTATGTTTGAGCATGTGGAAGTCAAAAATAGTTCTCCCTATACAAGCCTTTTTCTTAAAGTTTACAGTATTTCTCTTGAAACCAGGTCTTGAAATGCGCGTAAATCAGGGTCTAAAGTGTCTATTTAAAGATGCTAGCAGACTCTAAAATTGACACATACCAATTTCCCATGATATATATTATAAGTCCTCACACAAGCACAATCATCAGTCACCAGATTTACATATAACTGCACGCAGAGATTATATCATTTAACAGACAGAAGCAGGCTTACCTTGAGCTTTTTCAATTCCCCTTCAATATCTATCTCTAAGGTAGGGTATATCGCTTTGTACTGATTGGCTAACACTTTGAACCTGGAAAGCAAAAATGCTTCACTAaggtctttgttttccttctcatgCCCCCACCAACCCTAGGTTTTACTGGTTACACATCTGAAATTATTTAGTgattaaacaataaaatattttcattctaaatataatatttaataaaattataattataatttaaaaataatttttaatttaaaaagtaaca
Proteins encoded in this region:
- the ADSS2 gene encoding adenylosuccinate synthetase isozyme 2 isoform X2, giving the protein MCDLVSDFDEFSERFKVLANQYKAIYPTLEIDIEGELKKLKGCMEKIKPMVRDGVYFMYEALHGPPKKILVEGANAALLDIDFGTYPFVTSSNCTVGGVCTGLGMPPQNVGEVYGVVKAYTTRVGIGAFPTEQNNEIGELLQARGKEFGVTTGRKRRCGWLDLVLLRYAYMINGFTALALTKLDILDVFPEIKVGVAYKLDGEIIPHFPANQEVLNKVEVQYETLPGWDTDISNARTFDELPVNAQNYVRFIEMELGVPVKWIGVGKSRESMIQLF
- the ADSS2 gene encoding adenylosuccinate synthetase isozyme 2 isoform X1, which gives rise to MAEHGAPAPAIPNGECVARLPGNKVTVVLGAQWGDEGKGKVVDLLAQDADIVCRCQGGNNAGHTVVVDSVEYDFHLLPSGIINPKVTAFIGNGVVIHLPGLFEEAEKNLKKGKGLEGWEKRLIISDRAHIVFDFHQAADGIQEQQRQEQAGKNLGTTKKGIGPVYSSKAARSGLRMCDLVSDFDEFSERFKVLANQYKAIYPTLEIDIEGELKKLKGCMEKIKPMVRDGVYFMYEALHGPPKKILVEGANAALLDIDFGTYPFVTSSNCTVGGVCTGLGMPPQNVGEVYGVVKAYTTRVGIGAFPTEQNNEIGELLQARGKEFGVTTGRKRRCGWLDLVLLRYAYMINGFTALALTKLDILDVFPEIKVGVAYKLDGEIIPHFPANQEVLNKVEVQYETLPGWDTDISNARTFDELPVNAQNYVRFIEMELGVPVKWIGVGKSRESMIQLF